The Anabas testudineus chromosome 1, fAnaTes1.2, whole genome shotgun sequence genomic sequence GGAGGTCAatttttttacttattaattgttttatttttttctgtatattcGCACATTCTAAAGTAATTTCAGATCAAGTTtatgttcttttctttaatctgtGGCCACAAAAGGAAAGAAGCAATAACATCAGCAATCTCACACAGTTATGTCaataacacagaaatatgtaaCATTTTCTAACATCACCTACAAGCAAAAGCTACTCTGGTCAAACCAGAACTCCTGAGTGTACTGCTCTGACCAAGATTGCATTTTATTGGTAGTAAAATCAACTTGTAAGAAGAACAATGTGTTGTTTCTTCCCTCAGATGTTCCACTTTAAAGTGATTTCCTCTTTCCATAACAGTTAGGTACTGAGGTACTAAGGTACTGAACTTAGACAGGTAATTAATGTTCAAAGTTTGCTGCCTCTAAGCTCTAAGAAGCACTGATGACAGCATCATGACACCATCAGTTGGTTACACAGCTCACGTGCTTGTGGGCGGTGTAACCCACTTACCAGGACTCTCCAAGACTAGTTACTGAATCTAATGTGGAAAACTGGTGGATTGCCCATTTATGTGGCTAAAGGAAAAAATGATTCCTGCAAATcttatttactattttactttattttctacATGTACTTTTGTTATTTCCACTTTCTCCACTTATTTAGCACATTGTAATTTTTGAAATGTTACAGATTACAGAAGTATAAAAGAACTGAAGTGAAAcactgcctcctcctccacatctgCCATTTGGCTGATGAATGTTGCACCAGCGTGACACTTGCATTAGCACGCACGCTCAGCCCTGACACGTTGCAGGCTCTATAACTGTCTTGGCCGTTGAGTAGCGAAGTTTGATGGCATGTGACCTGTCCTCTGAATCATAGCTTGCACTCAAAATGACAACACATGTGATGCATTTTCCAGGGCCTCCACACGGTACATGTGCACAAGACTTGTGCATGACTGCTGCACACAACACATAACAGCCAAGATTGGTGTTGACATCAGCGCATTTAACCAACCAACATACAGTGTCAGAACAGTCTTTTCAGGCCAATATAAAGGCATTGTAAGTAGACAGTACTGCTGGGCCTGTACTACTTTTAAACTAATCTAATGTATGTTCAATGTTTAAGATCTACCTATGCAAAGAATATGCTCCATACCCTAACATCAGGCATCATCAGTCTGAGTTAATCAAATCAAGTAgttgtctttctttctggtTTCATGGTTTCTGGACATGGTTTCACTGGTGAGCTGCCGACACATATAAAGAAGcataataaactaataacagaaaaatgttgTACCAAACAGGAGCAGACATGGTCAAAAGCGGCAGAAGACAATCCAGAACAAAACCTTTGAGGTTTGGCTGGTTGGGACAGGGGGCCAGCATAGGGGACAAACCCTACAAATACCCACTGTAGATCCACACTTGCACCTAACTGATCTAACTCAGACTGCTGTAGCTGAAGGACTGTCAATTTTGTTCCCCATCGTTGGGGCATAAAGGTTTATGATGTTCGATTGAGGGTAAATCCCCAGAGTGTCAGCCTTAAAGTacaatcataaataaaaatctgctcTAGCAATTATGTCTCATGGAACTTAAACATTTCTACTTATTTGCTTCACGTCTTTCCCCCGACTTAGCTGAATTTCTGACCGTGCAGTAAATAAAGTGAATGAAAACCCACCCAGGATGCTTTGTTCCACTATCACCAGAGACGGCAAAGtagtttttttctaaaaatcAAAACTGTGAAGGAACAAAGTGCACATACTCATTTTGACAATTCTGAATTGACGCTGTCACTGAAGTAAAGAAAATCATTCACATCAGAGCCTCCACTAATTATGTCTACATGcacagtcttttattttgaaaaccttGTAAACTGTACGATTAAATATGCACAACATTTCCAAGTAGGACATCTCACATTTATGTGTATAGGAGTACTGCGACTGcacttcatgttaaactttagCAAAATTATCAACATGTActctcacatacacaaagacatgcatacacacataaagaACTAAAACACTCATTCTTTCAAACTGTCGCCGTTGTCTCTCTCAGCAACAGGTCCAAAgctctttctctgttcttttcttgttcATGACTTTAAAGGATCCATTGTTCACCAGAGCGTTTGCTGCCgaatgtttcctctgtctcttcagtTTAGCACCAACAGCAAAAACGATGTCCTCCACATTATCCTGCTGATACCCTCCATTCCCTCGCTGTCCGTTCACACGTTTGATCGGCGGGTTCTTGGCGGACGTCTCAAAAAACATCATGCCGTTGGCCTTGGCGAAGCTCACTGCCTGCTCCTGGCTCACCTGGTATTCCTTTCTGCTGGGGTCACGGAGGTCACTCTTGTTACCCACCAGGAACCTGAAAGGAGaacaggcagcagagaggaacAAATAATGGCGGCGGATGACATCACAAAAACATCTATTAGTCATAGGATGGTGACTGACCTAGAAATGTTTGATACCATGAAATCAGTAATGAGCGAGTAgcagtacacacacacctggGGATTTCCTGTCCAACAGAGTTCTGCCGACACTCTTCTACCCAGGAGCTCAGGCCAGTGAAGCTGACAGGGCAGGTGACGTCATATATGAAGAGCACAGCATGGACGTTCCTGTAGTAGTGCTGCACCATGGACTTCCGAAAGCGCTCCTGACCTGCCGTGTCCCACAGCTGGAGCTGATGGAGAGCAAGGGTAAATGAAGGAAGAAAGTGAGACATTGAAGAGTGGAGGTGGCCGAGacacaaatatgaaaaagaggaaacacaagaaaagaaaagcacgAACAGGAAAAGGAATTGTGTGTTGAAATACTCTTTCCAAAGCTGAAAggggcacaaaaacaacatgcataGAGACAAATAATAAGTTAACACTAAGAGGGAAAATAGAAAGTAATAAGTAATTTACTCCAGACGTGTCATGAAACCAAAAGAATACTGATCCAGTCTCATGTACAGTTTCAGACAATGGCACAGTTTTgttggatttgaaatgaaacaaccAAGAGTGTAAAAAAAGCTTTGATTTGAGTAAGTAAATGATCCGTCTGATTTATAGATTCAGGGGCTCAAAATTATCTGCACAATCTAATCCAATCTAATTAAATGGTCAGTTATAATCTTTGGTTGCAAATCCCATGTGGTTGACGATGGCCTGTGTGGTCTGTTGTGGGTGTTTTGTGTTCACCAAGTCAAACACATGCTCAGTTGGGTTCAGGTTGAGAAAAGCATTCAACTTGTTTGCATTAAAGAATGTCTGGTGCGTTTGCAGTATGCTTCAGGTCGATTTCCATCCAATGAGTTTTGAAGCCTTTTGGATTAATCTGAGCAGGGAACAAAGCTCTAAACAGCATTATTTCTACTGCTTTCGTCAGCAGTCACAtcattaataaatacatgagATCCAGTTCATTGGCAGCCATACATGCCCACaccataacactgcctccaccatgccTCACAGATGAGGTGGCAGATTCAGATCATgagcttctcttctcttcccatTTTCTGGTGGAAGTGGATTTTTGTCTCATCTGCTCATAGGATTGTTGTTGATGTTCCAAAACTCTACAGGTATTTTgcatgcttttctttcttttttttttatctggccTTCCTGTTTTTAAGACTTAACAATAGTTTATAACTTGTGGTAAACCCCCTGTCTTACTCTGGACAGTTCTTTGCCTGATTGTTGACTTTGACACAGATGTGATAGGGTGTTTTTAATCTGGCTGactaaattagtttttcttcaCCAGGGAATTCTTCTCTCGTCCACCACAGTTGTTTGTTGTGATCTTAAAAATCTACCAAACAGTCCATCTGAATGGGGTTTTCAGATTAATCATAGCTTGCTCACTAGCAGTTTGGAAGTGACCGTTAACGACAACAAATTCTAAATGCAGATGCaacacaaatactttttttagCCACTACAACTAGGGGTTGGCCTATGAATTCATATATGGTTCattcagtattattattaccacACAACCCTTAAATTAAAGCCTTCAGTCTATACTTTAACTTAATTTCAAATCCAgtgtggtggtgtacagagCCAATGTGATGGAATTTGTGTCACTgaacaaatatacacacacacctgaaggTAGAATGAGCAGTCACTatgcataaaaacaacagtcCACCTGGACTCTCTCACGTCTTATGTGGTACATCACTAAAGCAAAGACGTATGtgatgtatgcatgtatgtttgAAATCAAAGCTCAAACCTCATAtactctgaaattaaaaaacagatccTCAGTCACAACACTTCCTCCATCATGTGGTTGTTTCGAAACACTCAGGAAGTCTTGCAGTCCAACTAACACCCTCGACTTTAACATGGAACACTCTTGAATGAGCGTTTACATGATACAGCTCGAAGGTAACTTTCATATGACACCTGCAGgattaaatgaaaagcagacCTGAATTAGACGGAGCGGGGAGCATGCTGATGTTGGGTAACTGCTTACACCACACTGAAATCAAGCATGTGGCTCTCACTGTGATTTCCAGGCTGCATTAGTTCTGCAAACACAAGCAGCTCTGCTGATTTTCTGCCATCCAGAGAATTCTCCACTCATTCAGCCTGAGACAAATAACTGCGTTGTGTGTGCAACTACTGCGTGTAGGACATTAGTAAAGGAGCCTCATCAATGTGGAGAGTAGATGTATTTGAACAATGAACAATCTGGCAGAGAAAGGTCTCCAGGTGACGTCATGTGGAGGAGCTTTTCAGCAGATGGACTGGTGGATGgttgcttctctctccttcaggaGGTTTCCAGCTAGTGTGCAGTTGAAAATCAGGGATACGGCCctttaacactttaacacagAGATATTAGGATCTCTTTTGAACTGAAAGAGTCGGATTACTGGGAAAACCAACGACACTAAAACCAAAGACATTAATTGAACTAGGGTTTTATCGACGGTGtcatttccaaaataaaagaaggaCTGAACCGTCTTCGTCcagtccaacacacacacacacacacacactcactcactccgTGTTGGTTTCATTATCTGTGTGTAAGTGATGCATCAACTTCACCACTTACCTTAAGTTTCTCTCCATCAACATCAAGCAGCCTCTCGCGGAAGTCCACCCCGATGGTGGCCTCCACTCTGCTGGGGAACTGTCCTGCGCTGAGTCGATGTGTGAGACAGGTCTTCCCCACCCCGGAGTCCCCGATCACCAGCACTTTAAAGGTCCGACAGCGACTGAGCAGAGAGGACACGCTGCCCAGAGAGCTGGAAAACTCCAGAGAGGACTCCATTTACAGGAAACTAGCGTAACTAAAGTCGGCTTTTCTAAAAAGACGCAGCTTGAGCGGACACAACCCAAATAAACGGGGTTTCTGGAAAATCCTTCTTCTGGGTGGTCAGTGTTTCCGAGCAATAGCTCCCTCCAAACTTTCCAAACTTTCCAGGGCGGTGAGCAGCGTGAATGAGGAGAGGGAGCGTTTCATTTGGCAACATGCTGATGACTGAAGTGAGGGTGGAGAGATCCAAGTCAACATGAGCGCAGCGTCAGGGCGCACACTCGTGTTtccctgcctgtctctctcctctttactgGTTTCAACGTGCTCCGCTTTTagatcagagagaaagagaacagtCCAAAACACGCCGAGCTGCACTTTGTAAAGACGGTGAGATGTTGGAGCTCAGACTGACCTCATCCTCTCACCTGCTGCCACAGGAACCGCCACAGTGCCTCCTAGTGGTGGATGCGCACCGGTTGTGCAGCCTTCTGTTAATAACTGACCCCTACAGGGGGTCACTATCATCTTCAATATATCTGCTGACAAATGTCAGTGGACAGTGTCTTTTTAAGCATGTGGATATGTTGATAGCTTGGGAAAAAGCCAGTGACCAGTGAGAACCTCAAGCTGCACTTTGTGTGAAGTTGTTAAAGAGTGTCTCTGAAGGACAAGTGGGAAAATTCAAACTGTGTCCTCTCATCATCGCTGCCAGTTCCTTCATTATACTCTGTGCTCAAAAGGGCGAAACAGTGAAGGGCTGTGGTTACAATGACACGGCGCTTAGTCTTTATTTGTACCAACCTTGTGGATCCAAAACATCACAGCAGTAAGACCTAATCGGAAATTTGTGCTACATAACATTTTACGTGTTGATATAAAACATGATACAGTCCTGGGCCCGTGGTTATCTAGTGTCTCAGAACCACTCCCAGCAATCACAGAAAGTCACAGAAATTAGCACTAAAATACACCCGTTTCCTAAAACGTATGAAACCTCCTCCTTTGAACTAGTAGAACCTCTCATAGGACAGAGTAACGTCACTTAAGAAAAAGATATTCAGTGCTGACATGTACAAATTATAGTGACATCTGGTTTTAAACGGTGGAACATTAAAATGCCAGTTCTCAAGTTCTCACAGGCAAAAATCTAAGTGAGAGAACATAACTCGAGATTAAATATTACGAATATTACACAAAATCTACTTCTGTAGTAGGTGGAGTAAGTTTATTGGAAAGTCACTGTGTAATCCACTACATTAAATTATCCTCATCAACCTAATCAATCACATTTTCCCTATATCACACATTTagtaacagattttttttttttaaattatgctcAAACCCAAAAGCATACAAAAAGATAAACCAAATGATGCAatacaaattattttgtaaaactaaaaaagttATCACCGATTCAAATAAATATGACctcaaaattaaatgaatgcCAGGACTAGGCAGGGAAAAACCCTTTAACAATTACCTGATGTCcattaaataacatttctgaTTTCAGAGAAGTGCTAAAGTGCACTGCGGAAGTTGCAGCTTCAAAATGGTTCTGacttgtaaataataaaaatctcaGAGATCTATTGGTCAAATAATCACAAACATGTGCTTAGGCTTTAAAATCGAACTTTGAGTTGgttgtaaacacagacatgtttcaTCTTGATGAACTGGATCAAGGAGCTCACCTGCAATGTTGATTCTAAACTGATCCATTATCAGCTCTCTCTGTGGCAACTGTTAGTCAATGGAGGTTAACAGCAGTTTAACATACAGATACTAAgaactcaaatgtttttctttcgtttagttttaatacaaaaatcCAGAGATATCATACATCACCATCTCAGATTTGATCTTTCACATTAGAACCCAAATTAAGGGAAAGGGAAGGGAAGAAATGAgactggggggaaaaaaaacaaaagaacagaagTAGTAAAATAAATTCCAGATGCTCATACGTTAACTCGCCTTGTAACATTTTCACTTCTATCACCTTGGGCAACAGGTTTTGACGCTGAACCCCGACCTTTAGTGGAGCTGTTTGCATTAGCAGGGAAGAGTCCTCTGAAGTGAGACATATGTGAGGCTCGCTTCCACATTGACTGATAGACATCCTGTTTACATGCAGATAAAACCATTTCTACCAGTGTCcaccacagcaacaacacaagtGACTGTCAGGAGGTCCAGTGGAACAACTTCAACCAGATGTAAAAACAATTATCAAGAACAGTTTCACTGATCAATAGTGGACAGGTAGGTGTCTATGATATTGCTTAAATCTACTCAACTCTCTCAGAACTATGTAAAAACGTTAAGTGTagcagtttgtttgaaatgGAGCACAACACACAACCGTTATAGTTTTTATTCTGTGCTACAAGGTGCTCCATAAGAAACAGATGCTTACAAGTTGAACCAGGAACAGTGAGGGAAGCACAGTCTGATAAACTGTTCACATGTGAGGCCaccgtctctgtgctgtggccCCATGTAGCCATTGGGCCTCACACTCTCCGTTGCCACATGTCAGGTCCTCAGTAACTTTTCCCGCTCAGTTACCTGCAGATCTGTAAGAGATCAGATCCACTCGGCCCAGTTTCCCCGTGacagattttcatttaaatgagcGTTTGTTTAAAAATAAGGGAAAACACAGTATGAGATAGGTGTGCCGGAGCAGCACCAAGTTTAACTCGAGTGGTTGCCGTCATCGTTATTCATCGTCTCTGAGGAAACCGTCAGTCCATATCCGTCCATCAGTTTCTCCCAACAAAAAATAACTCCTGTTTATATTCAGCATGGTGGTCAGCTctattaaaaaagtaaaatggcCATTCTGTTATCTTCCTCTCCCCCCCCTTTCCCACAAATAGGTtatacacacagctgcacacatgcactcacaaacacaccctcaaagcgcgcacacgcacgcacacacgcacactcacacacacactcacacacccagtCCTGATATTCACCATGTGGGAGAGAGAGCCAAGCCAGGCCGCGTCAGACCTGATTAAGCTGAGccaaagaacaaaaacaccatttttctctttcccgTGTCTGGCTCTACAAAATGGTTGCGTGGCGTACCGCAAGGCTCTGTGCTCGGCCCAATTCCTTTTTCTCATATGCCGTGACTCTCACTGCGCTCACATCTCATTGGCTAGCTCCTCCGTTTCCGTAGAAATGTCTCCATTGGCGATCTTGGTGTTCTCCTCGTATCCAGGAGGCATGAAAGCTAATGTGTAGGGGTAAAGCTTGTGACATTCGGCACGGTACGACTCAGCACGCTCCTTGCAGTCGCCCAGGACACCACTTCGGAGACACTCGAGGACCTCTGTGCAGATCTGAAAAGACGGTGACAAAGGACAGATTTGAAAAAAGATAGTGCTTTTTATTTGgattaaacatatttacattaaagaagCAGTTTGGCATTTAAGTTAATAAGCTGGTTCCTGCTTTGAGTTAGATCAGAAGATCTACGACATTCATCACTAAAGTAAATCTCACACAACTTTCTAGGAAGAAAGTCAACATTTTTGTGGGAGAAAAGAATAAACTCACAAAGAGATGGATATACTAAAAGCCAATTATCCCAGAGGGATCAATAAACTTTACTACCAAAAGACTGTCAAATCACCCATTTCCATGAAAACACACCTGTATGGTTCTATTGTTGAGTGACTCATCTAGAGCAGTCGCCAGCTCTGCTGCCTTTGCTTCCGTTGACGAGTCCAGATACGCCATCATTTTAGCAGctgcaggacagacagacagagagtctGAGGGAAAGCTTGTGTTTTGAGAAGGGtgaaatcacacattttcaaaatctACAAGGGAGGAATAGGACTTGCTCTCCAAGGCATATTTAAACATGTGATGAACAAGAGTGGTGTGAAAATGCTGAGCCAACACTGCTTTGTTTGCAAATATAGGTCCTATGCTTTCCTtcactaaaagaaaaatacagactAGTTCCACTGTATGTAGTATCGAGAGTCAGGATGTACATACTAGTTGCCTGCTGGCTGTagtgtttcatgtgtgtggTTAAGCTCCACTTTTTGCTCCAGATGAAAGTGATGAGCGCATTTGTAGCTGTTAATTCTGTGATGTTGGCTTGGTGCGTCTTTGCTCTCAGGAAGCATTAAAAGCTCCAGAATAAAGAATCAGAATGATGAACTGTGTGTGCCTACCGGCTAGTCTATGTGGTATTGAGTTGGAGTGCTTGGTGAGGTAGGCCTGGTTGAAGCTCTTTGCGTTGCTGTCTCCAAACAGCCGGGTGATCTCCTGCTTCAGGACCGTCCTGACGACCTCCGGCAGCTCCTTACTCTCCGAGACTGGAGGAATACATTAGAAATAGAGGGAGGGGCCGGGATGTAGAAAAGAACGAGTGTAAGGAGGAGGCACAAAGGAGAAATGAACGGCAACACTGAAGTTGATAGGTGGCAGGCAGTAAAACAGAGTGAGAGTGGTACGTAGTAAAACAGAAGCTGTCTTACCTCCTTTAAAGAAGCGTACCAGACACTGGTGTAACCATGGGTGTTCTGGGTCGATGGCCAAGGCTCTCTTCACGGACTGGAGCATTAACAAGTATTTTTCTGAAAAGAGAATACAGATTAGAAATGAGTTGAGGAGAAGTGAACGTTTAGGAAGAGATTataaaatcaaagtaaaaacaaaagtcagtgaAGTAACATGTATAAGAGTGAATGCCTAGCAACCTTTCCTGAAGTAGATCTCAAAGGCCAGCAGGTGTGTGTCTATTTTTTCTTTGACCAGGTGTTTGAGAGGCATCAGAAACTTGATGGCTTCTTCCAGTGGATTTTCAACCTATAAGCAGGAAGTGAGAAGAAATGGGAAAACTGTCAGTATCACCAGAACTACTCAGTTACTGTCACACTAGTTTGTCATGCTAACCTTAACCAGTTTGTCAGGAATGAGTTCCTCTTTGGGTCCTCCGatctcctcatcatcatcttccttcttcttcttctggttcttaagctgcttctccttctctgcgttctttttctcctcctccagctgggCTTTCTTCTGCGCTCGCCGCTGCTTGTTCCTTAGTTTTTTCAGCTCTTTGTCCGAGAGGTTAGCTAAAGAGAGGCAACAAGAGTGGTCAATGTCTTATCAGTGACAAGAGCATTTTTAAATCCACAGAAAACTCAGTAATACAAATAGGACTCCACAAGTTTCACCCAGCACAGTCATGTCCCAACTCTCTGTCCTCTCACCAGTGTCAGCCTGCAGCTCCTTGCTGTCGTCAGTCAGAGGGTTGTCATGGAGACTCAGGTAGATCTGGATGGCGGTAACCGCAGCCTTATAATAGAAGGGATGCATGCGGAGAACGTCCTCCAGCTTCAGCAGGTCCACATAAGAGCGTAGTGTCATCTTCCTCATGCAGTATGTGTGGAAATCAAACTGGTCATCTGTGATCTCCACAAAATGCTGATGAGAGTAGGGAAAGAAAATTAAGGatttaataacaataagaacCTTATGAGGATCGTTAAGGTGTGTTATTCCAGCACAGCATGCAGGAAAAGCTCACCCTTTCGATCTCGTGGCACTTCTTGAGAGCCTCCCCAAACTTGTTCATGGCCTTGTAGGCAAGTGCACACTCTGTCTGAAACCACATACACTGCATTTCGTTCAGGTTCTCCACTGCTGACGCTCCCTCCTGAGAAAGCACAAGACACAGAGGCATGTATGAGCAAAGCAAaagaccacatgaccttcttccattgacagttcttaacccagttttagttgtttcagcaatctccttagatgcTTTCTTTGCTTCCGacatagttgtttaagaaatgagaagctattcactgcatcagttagggttaaataactagTTGCCAGCTGAAAtgtaatcatccatgcagtcaCTATCCAATGGAAGGCTTTTGCTTTTAGTcgcttagttaaatccaggtggagacttttttttttggatgggcagtgtatcaAGTAGTTATCAAACGTTATTGCCTAGCTATTATTCATGCAAGACTCATATAGGTTACATATAGTATACTGCTCATTTCATTAAAAGGCAGTTTTTGAATTACACTGACTATCACACTATTTCTACTTAGATTGATACATAAAACAgttacaacaaaaaacatagtTCTAGCTCAAGAGTAATTTGACAATATTACTGGTTTTTCCAATGTCTTGAGGCTTCGCAAGGAATATGAAGC encodes the following:
- the LOC113161273 gene encoding ras-related protein Rab-33B-like, whose product is MESSLEFSSSLGSVSSLLSRCRTFKVLVIGDSGVGKTCLTHRLSAGQFPSRVEATIGVDFRERLLDVDGEKLKLQLWDTAGQERFRKSMVQHYYRNVHAVLFIYDVTCPVSFTGLSSWVEECRQNSVGQEIPRFLVGNKSDLRDPSRKEYQVSQEQAVSFAKANGMMFFETSAKNPPIKRVNGQRGNGGYQQDNVEDIVFAVGAKLKRQRKHSAANALVNNGSFKVMNKKRTEKELWTCC